A window of Roseovarius sp. THAF27 contains these coding sequences:
- a CDS encoding ATPase, whose amino-acid sequence MNMQVTTGVQPPPPPSGLDEMRLPIVMMRDILLKTMFRKNLDMVSEISEAICLPRAVTQELVDMARQQRLLEATGTLNANSGGEMGFQLTDAGKSRALDALSQSEYFGAMPVPLAVYREQVKRQSIRNIQITRDELTGAMGHLVLPNDLLDHLGPAVSAGRSILMYGPPGNGKSSISNGIRDAMGDKIYVPRAIEYAGQVITVYDPIVHSKAEVEVDDPNSLRRKRTFDTRYVRCERPTVITGGELSLSMLDLVYNPTARTYQAPLQLKSTGGIFIVDDLGRQAEPPQSLVNRWIVPLEESKDILALQSGEKFEVPFDTLVIFSTNFHPNEIFDQAALRRIFFKIKIDGPNQQDFLKIFAMVAKKRGMPLDEETLLHLLKVKYPTINNVYANYQPIFLIDQMISICEFEGIPYQMRPDLLDRAWANMFVKDETIVK is encoded by the coding sequence ATGAACATGCAAGTGACCACCGGCGTTCAACCACCTCCGCCGCCGTCGGGGCTGGACGAAATGCGCCTTCCCATCGTGATGATGCGGGATATCCTGCTGAAAACCATGTTCCGCAAGAACCTGGACATGGTCAGCGAAATCTCCGAGGCGATCTGCCTGCCCCGCGCCGTTACGCAGGAACTGGTGGACATGGCCCGCCAGCAACGTCTGCTCGAGGCGACCGGCACGCTCAACGCCAATTCGGGCGGCGAAATGGGCTTTCAACTGACCGACGCGGGCAAGTCCCGCGCGCTCGACGCCCTGTCGCAATCGGAATATTTCGGCGCCATGCCGGTGCCGCTAGCCGTCTATCGCGAGCAGGTCAAACGCCAGTCGATCCGCAACATCCAGATCACCCGCGACGAACTGACCGGCGCAATGGGGCACTTGGTGCTGCCCAACGATCTGCTTGATCACCTCGGCCCCGCCGTGTCGGCAGGTCGCTCGATCCTGATGTACGGCCCGCCCGGCAACGGTAAATCCTCGATCTCGAACGGCATCCGCGACGCGATGGGCGACAAGATCTATGTCCCCCGCGCCATCGAATACGCGGGCCAGGTCATCACCGTCTACGACCCCATCGTCCACTCCAAGGCCGAGGTCGAGGTCGACGACCCCAACTCCCTGCGCCGCAAGCGCACCTTCGACACGCGCTACGTGCGCTGCGAACGGCCCACGGTCATCACCGGGGGTGAGCTCAGCCTGTCGATGCTCGATCTGGTCTACAACCCCACCGCGCGGACCTACCAGGCACCGTTGCAGCTCAAATCAACGGGGGGCATCTTCATCGTCGACGACCTTGGCCGCCAGGCTGAACCGCCGCAAAGCCTGGTCAACCGCTGGATCGTGCCTTTGGAGGAATCCAAGGATATCCTGGCGCTGCAATCGGGGGAAAAATTCGAGGTGCCCTTCGACACGCTGGTGATCTTCTCGACCAACTTCCACCCCAACGAGATCTTCGACCAGGCCGCCCTGCGCCGGATCTTCTTCAAGATCAAGATCGACGGACCCAACCAGCAGGATTTCCTCAAGATCTTCGCCATGGTGGCCAAGAAACGCGGGATGCCGCTGGACGAGGAAACGCTGCTGCACCTCCTCAAGGTCAAGTACCCGACGATCAACAACGTCTACGCCAACTACCAGCCGATCTTCCTGATCGACCAGATGATCTCGATCTGCGAATTCGAAGGCATCCCCTACCAGATGCGACCCGACCTCTTGGACCGCGCCTGGGCGAACATGTTCGTCAAGGACGAGACCATCGTGAAATAA
- a CDS encoding prepilin peptidase has translation MPLEITSWAAFWFLPFVTPVCLWVMWSDLKAMRIPNISVLTLAGIFVVVGLWAVTPIWPDYAWRIAIMVFALVIGFIANAGGLMGAGDSKFIAAAAPFVAPADWRIIMFLFAANLLACFVTHRLAKHSPLRRLAPNWVSWDRGKKFPMGFALGATLVIYLALGAAYGA, from the coding sequence ATGCCCCTTGAAATCACCAGCTGGGCGGCGTTCTGGTTCTTGCCCTTCGTGACCCCGGTCTGTCTCTGGGTGATGTGGAGCGACCTAAAGGCGATGCGCATCCCCAACATTTCCGTCCTGACGCTGGCCGGCATCTTCGTGGTCGTGGGTCTCTGGGCCGTCACCCCGATCTGGCCCGATTACGCCTGGCGCATCGCGATCATGGTTTTCGCGCTTGTGATCGGCTTCATCGCCAATGCCGGCGGTCTGATGGGCGCGGGCGACAGCAAATTCATCGCCGCCGCCGCCCCCTTCGTCGCCCCCGCCGACTGGCGGATCATCATGTTCCTCTTCGCTGCCAACCTGCTGGCCTGTTTCGTCACCCACCGGCTGGCGAAACACTCGCCCCTGCGCCGGCTGGCGCCGAACTGGGTCAGCTGGGACCGAGGCAAGAAGTTTCCCATGGGCTTTGCCCTGGGCGCGACCCTGGTGATCTATCTCGCCCTCGGCGCGGCCTACGGGGCCTGA
- a CDS encoding lipopolysaccharide assembly protein LapB, translated as MRHPILMCICVGSAFALSACDDKAGKADVDRALSDLNVVDESNLGDVMLTVADPNESVKYFQRTLGEQPDRIDVRRGLAQSLIRAKRHTEAVAAWQNVVEHEKSTNDDQVEFADALIRNNEWKRADEVLDAVPPTHETFKRYRLEAMVADSNENWSKADSFYETAIGLTTTPASVMNNWGYSKLTRGDFAAAERLFTDAIRQDDSLFTAKNNLVLARGAQKKYSMPVMQTSQEERAQLLYTLGLSAIKQGDTTIGKGLLRDAIDTHPQHFEAAARSLNALENNVE; from the coding sequence ATGCGCCATCCTATTCTCATGTGCATCTGCGTGGGCAGCGCATTTGCCCTTTCCGCTTGCGATGACAAGGCCGGCAAGGCCGATGTGGACCGGGCCCTGTCCGATCTCAACGTCGTCGACGAAAGCAATCTTGGCGATGTCATGCTGACCGTGGCAGACCCCAACGAGTCCGTGAAATACTTCCAGCGCACCCTGGGCGAACAGCCCGACCGCATCGACGTGCGCCGCGGCCTTGCGCAATCGCTCATCCGGGCCAAGCGCCACACCGAGGCCGTCGCGGCCTGGCAGAACGTGGTCGAGCACGAGAAATCCACCAATGACGACCAGGTCGAATTCGCCGACGCGCTCATTCGCAACAACGAATGGAAACGCGCCGACGAGGTGCTGGATGCCGTCCCGCCGACCCACGAGACCTTCAAGCGGTACCGGCTCGAGGCGATGGTCGCCGACAGCAACGAGAACTGGTCGAAGGCCGACAGTTTCTACGAAACCGCCATCGGGCTGACGACGACCCCCGCCAGCGTGATGAACAACTGGGGCTATTCCAAGCTGACCCGCGGCGATTTCGCCGCCGCCGAGCGCCTGTTCACCGATGCGATCCGGCAGGATGACAGCCTGTTCACCGCCAAGAACAACCTTGTCCTGGCCCGCGGCGCGCAAAAGAAATATTCCATGCCGGTCATGCAGACCAGCCAGGAAGAGCGTGCGCAACTGCTCTACACGCTGGGCCTGTCGGCGATCAAGCAGGGCGACACCACTATCGGCAAGGGCCTGCTGCGCGACGCCATCGACACCCATCCCCAGCATTTCGAGGCCGCCGCGCGCAGCCTGAACGCGCTGGAAAACAACGTAGAATAA
- a CDS encoding tetratricopeptide repeat protein has translation MARAGVWLVVSIALVAGCGEGASRDPDGPYAPGVARGGEAVDSKLVGHRLVAAGEFELAIDAFSRAALDEGMSADVLAGLGTANLGLGRLHTAERLLRQAIEKDEFSPEVWNNLGVVLLEKGENGEAEQVFKKAYALDNGQSDSIRDNLRLVLAKSENSLYTEELEQDYKLVRRGSSDYLIRSIPG, from the coding sequence ATGGCACGAGCAGGTGTCTGGCTTGTGGTTTCCATCGCTCTCGTCGCGGGCTGCGGCGAGGGCGCTTCGCGTGACCCGGACGGCCCCTACGCCCCCGGCGTCGCCCGGGGCGGCGAGGCCGTCGACTCCAAGCTGGTCGGCCACCGCCTGGTGGCCGCGGGCGAGTTCGAGCTGGCGATCGACGCCTTTTCCCGCGCCGCCCTCGACGAAGGCATGAGCGCCGACGTGCTGGCCGGCCTGGGCACCGCCAATCTCGGCCTGGGGCGCCTGCACACCGCCGAACGCCTGTTGCGCCAGGCCATCGAAAAGGACGAATTCTCACCCGAGGTGTGGAACAACCTTGGCGTCGTCCTGCTGGAGAAGGGCGAAAACGGCGAAGCGGAACAGGTGTTCAAGAAGGCCTATGCGCTCGACAATGGCCAAAGTGACTCAATTCGTGACAATTTGCGCTTAGTTCTCGCAAAATCGGAAAATTCTCTTTATACTGAAGAACTAGAACAAGATTATAAACTGGTGCGGCGCGGGAGCAGCGACTACCTGATCCGCAGTATACCAGGTTGA
- a CDS encoding type II secretion system F family protein, whose protein sequence is MTDMLGPFGPLIAVGTLGVLLVLLTIPILIRESNDPLDKIRKQSRSGPSLEEQKKKLRTGQRNEKLDKYAKFLEPEDEKQLSQIRLTLMQAGYRSRDAVRYFHFAQFALGIGFLILGVLYFVVFLAGADDTTTTQTVMYILGPGGVGYMIPKYWVTKRQQQRQQEIEEGFPDSLDMMLTCVEAGQSLDQAIIRVSREIRASYPALSEEFEIVAHQVKAGRDKPSVLNEMAERCGVQDISSFVTVLVQSQTFGTSIADALRVYAGEMRDKRVMRAEEKANKLPTKMTLATMMLTVPPLLIILVGPSVLGIMELFTMAGQ, encoded by the coding sequence ATGACCGACATGCTGGGCCCGTTCGGCCCGCTGATCGCGGTGGGCACGCTCGGTGTGCTGCTGGTCTTGCTGACGATCCCGATCCTGATCCGCGAGTCGAACGACCCGCTGGACAAGATCAGGAAACAGTCGCGCAGCGGACCGTCGCTGGAAGAGCAGAAGAAAAAGTTGCGCACCGGCCAGCGCAACGAAAAGTTGGACAAATACGCCAAGTTCCTCGAACCCGAGGACGAAAAGCAGCTCAGCCAGATCCGCCTGACCCTGATGCAGGCCGGCTATCGCAGCCGCGATGCGGTGCGGTACTTCCACTTCGCCCAGTTCGCGCTTGGCATCGGCTTCCTGATCCTCGGCGTGCTCTATTTCGTGGTCTTCCTCGCGGGGGCCGATGACACGACCACCACGCAGACGGTCATGTACATCCTCGGGCCGGGTGGCGTCGGCTACATGATCCCGAAATACTGGGTGACCAAACGCCAGCAGCAGCGCCAGCAGGAAATCGAAGAGGGCTTCCCCGACAGTCTCGACATGATGCTGACCTGCGTCGAGGCAGGACAGTCGCTCGACCAGGCGATCATCCGGGTGTCCAGGGAAATCCGCGCCTCCTATCCGGCGCTCTCCGAGGAATTCGAGATCGTCGCGCACCAGGTCAAGGCCGGGCGTGACAAGCCTTCGGTCCTGAACGAAATGGCCGAACGCTGCGGTGTGCAGGATATCTCCAGCTTCGTGACCGTGCTCGTGCAGTCGCAGACCTTCGGCACCTCGATCGCCGACGCCCTGCGCGTCTATGCCGGCGAGATGCGTGACAAACGGGTCATGCGCGCGGAAGAAAAGGCCAACAAGCTTCCGACGAAGATGACATTGGCCACGATGATGCTTACAGTGCCGCCATTGCTGATCATCCTGGTCGGCCCGTCGGTGCTGGGGATCATGGAACTCTTCACGATGGCGGGCCAGTAA
- a CDS encoding type II secretion system F family protein produces MSISAEPIIYGLIFIGIMVLVQGLYLTVFGRSISLNNRVNRRLEMLDKGGNREEVMEKLRKEMEQHLKARKIPLYSILATKAQMGAIAFSPKQLMLLMVACGFVAFIGLSVGTSTALPVRALVSVVMGVGGIFVWVNMKASKRMAMLEEQLPDAIELMVRSLRVGHPFSSAISIVANEVADPLATEFGVIADEAAYGRDMGEALKDMAERLDMQDLRFLAVAVTIQQQSGGNLAEILDGLAKVIRARFRLFRRVKAITAEAKWSGKFLSAFPILALIAIQMIKPDYYDEAMEHPYFIPACLAVGFFLVTNLFVMRALVNIKV; encoded by the coding sequence ATGTCTATCAGTGCAGAGCCGATCATCTATGGCCTGATCTTCATCGGGATCATGGTCCTGGTGCAGGGTCTTTACCTGACCGTCTTCGGTCGCTCGATCAGCCTCAACAACCGCGTGAACCGCCGGCTGGAGATGCTGGACAAGGGCGGCAACCGCGAAGAGGTGATGGAAAAGCTGCGCAAGGAGATGGAACAGCATCTCAAGGCGCGCAAGATCCCGCTCTACTCGATCCTCGCCACCAAGGCGCAGATGGGCGCCATCGCGTTTTCGCCCAAGCAGCTGATGCTGCTGATGGTCGCCTGCGGCTTTGTCGCGTTCATCGGCCTGTCGGTGGGCACGAGCACCGCGCTGCCGGTGCGCGCGCTGGTTTCGGTGGTGATGGGCGTCGGCGGTATCTTCGTCTGGGTCAACATGAAGGCCAGCAAGCGTATGGCAATGCTCGAAGAACAGCTGCCCGACGCCATCGAACTCATGGTGCGCTCCTTGCGCGTCGGCCACCCGTTCAGCTCGGCCATTTCCATCGTCGCCAACGAGGTCGCAGACCCGCTGGCGACCGAATTCGGCGTCATCGCCGACGAGGCCGCCTATGGCCGGGACATGGGCGAGGCGCTCAAGGACATGGCCGAACGTCTGGACATGCAGGACTTGCGCTTTCTCGCCGTGGCCGTGACCATCCAGCAGCAATCGGGCGGCAACCTGGCCGAGATCCTCGATGGCCTGGCCAAGGTGATCCGCGCCCGCTTCCGTCTGTTCCGCCGTGTCAAGGCCATCACCGCCGAGGCCAAGTGGTCCGGCAAGTTCCTGTCCGCCTTCCCGATCCTGGCGCTGATCGCGATCCAGATGATCAAGCCCGATTACTACGACGAGGCGATGGAACACCCCTATTTCATCCCGGCCTGCCTGGCCGTGGGCTTCTTCCTCGTCACGAACCTCTTCGTGATGCGCGCCCTCGTGAACATCAAAGTGTAA